Genomic DNA from Eschrichtius robustus isolate mEscRob2 chromosome 4, mEscRob2.pri, whole genome shotgun sequence:
tgtctgttgcttcgtttgcaaatattttctcccattctgtgggttgtcttttcatcttgtttatgttttcctttgctgtgcaaaagcttaattaggtcccatttgcttatttttctttttattttcattactctaggaagtgggtcataaaagatcttgctgtgatttatgtcagagtgtttttcctgtattttcctctaagagttttatagtgtctggtcttacattgaggtctttaatccattttgagtttatttttgtgtatggggttaggcagtgttctaatttcattcttttacatgtagttgtccagttttcccagcaccatttattgaagaggctgtcttgtctccattgtatattcctgaaCCAGGCTCTTCTTGATAGATATTAAGGTTattttgtgaggttttttttggGACAAACGATGCTTCAATGAGCATTCTTGTAAATACATCTTTGTGTATTTGTTCAAGTGCATTTATAATAATTTAGACTTCAAGTCACTCCTTAAAGTTAGATGATAAAGTAAGAAGTAAGCTGGAGGAGGAGAACAGATGGCATGTGTGTAATACACTCACTTCCCCTACTTGGACCACAGCAGGTCTTTCATCTTTCCTCATGCATATGAACTCATGTTGACTGTAGATGAGAAGCATAGCTGATATTTTAAAGTTCCAAATTAGGATACATAAAACAATCCATTAAAATTTCattgtgattatttttaaatattgtagtTTGGGGTTTCATTCCCTTCTCCAGTTTTCTAAGGATTCTCTTGGTACTAGTGCTTCTATATACACCTAGGTTACATCCCAGCTCTGGTTCTCTGTTAACTTCTGAGTCTTTGTGTTCCTTTTCTACCTCCATGGTAGTTGTAAAGATTAAAATCAGATCACACACTCAAAGCCTTAGTGTGTGCCAAGCACTCTGCTCAACGTGTGAGTATTCCCTTTGTTCCTTCCCTAATGTGTTCATAATTTTGATCAGCCAAAAAAGACTTGgagcttagttttttttttttctttttttaaataattaattaattaattaatttttggccgcgttgggtcttcattgctgcacgcaggctttctctagttgcggcaagcaggggctactctttgctgcggtgcgctggcttctcattgcagtggcttctctttgttgcagagcatgggctctaggagcatgggcttcagtagttgtggctcgcgggctctagcatgtgggatcttcctggaccagggctcgaacccatgtcccctgcattggcaggcagattcttaaccactgtgccaccaggggagtcccaagcTTACAGTTTTTAACTACATCCTCTTTAAGGACATGTAAAGATTGGATTGACTCCAAAGAGGCTGTTTTTTGAGCAAAAATTTCCGTCATTATAATTTATGGTCATTTTCAGTATATCTCTACATTAGTTAATATAAAGCTCCTTCTCCTGGCTAGGTTTGCAACTCTGGAAAATCCTGAATACTCTCCTGTAAACCAAAATGTCTAGTGGAAAATAGAACTGAGAATTCAAATGTCTTTTCTATATCCTGCAGTagatgtcaataaatatttattgaatgaattaatgaatttttgCCCTAGACAGGAACCCTGGGAACTTGTATTACTCACAAAGACCTGGTACACAAACCTAGCCAACATCAAGTTGCCTTTCTTGGAAGAAATTGCATTTGGTAGTTCTATACACCTCAAAAAATTAACCATTAAGGATGGTCTGCTCCCTTCAGCAGAGTGTAAGTTCTGAGGGAactactttattatatttttttatttgaattttattttacttatttatttttatacagcaggttcttattagttatctattttatacatattagtgtatctattttatatatattagtgtatctatatcgatcccaatctcccagttcatcccatcaccacccagcccctccctctgggctttccccccttggtgtccatacgtttctgtAGGAACTATTTTAATAAATTGCAAATTTTGTGTGTTATTTTGATTATTAGACAAATGTTTAAATCTGATCATTCACACCCATACTCTCTATCTATGTAGCCCTGTCTTGTTTAGTATTCAAGAATGTGAATTTTTCTGTGTGCTAAATATTCAGTTTTGACTAAATTATGCCTGGTGAAAAATGTCAGTTGgattgcttcatgtattttttatttttcagccaTCCAACTTGAAAGGGAGTATGAAATGAAGCGCTTGAATAACCTGAAATGTGAGGAAAATGCAGCCGAGGAAATTCAGTTTTCCCTAAGGGAAAGGCCAGTTGGTTTGAGAAGACCTCTCCCACCTAAGTGACAGTCATCTCATAGTTGAATCTGTACTCTGTGCTTTCTGCATCCAAAGAGGATGAAGGGCTCTGACCTTCCACTGTGTGAAGTTTGGTGCAGTCATCTGaatgccccctggtggatgagccAGCTCCCGTGGGTTAGTTGACAGCTCTGAACAGATCTTCTGGGTCCCAGTCCCGTATTTGCACCTTTGTATCACAGCAACAGTactgtaaataaatgaaaatgtagcTGGCATCGAGTCATTTGTGCTACTCATTTTGATATTTGTAAAGTTGCACTAAGGAAAGAGGAAACTCCTTGTCAGAGGCATCCCCCCACCAAGAGACattattttgaagaatattttgaattttcatcTTTGAGACCCCAAGGAGGtatgaagaaaggagagagggaagttatttataaaatgattaaCTGTGAAAAATTTTGTTTGATTAAGAAAAATTGTAGGTTTCATTTTAGTAACTCTCTAGTTTCCAGTTTTCAATGAAACATCATTTACTATTCTCACgtggtactttatttttttaaaacatctttattggagtaatgttgctttacaatgttgtgttagtttctgctgtacaacaaagtgaatcagctatacatatacatatatccccatatcccctcctccttgagcctccctcgaatcctccctatcccacccctctaggtggtcacaaagcaccgagctgatctccctctgctatgctgctgcttcccactagctgtgtatatatgtcaatgctactctctcactacgtcctaGCCTCCCCTCcgccctctgtgtcctcaagtcttgTTCTCAACTCATGCGGTACTTTAAAGTGGCAAGTAGAACttactttgtttttgttcttctaaaAAAccgtcttttttccttttgcctaaTTTCATATTGTCTTTCTGGGATACCCTCTGGAGCATGTGgaacacacatacatgtgtgaaaatgatatgaaaataCAAAGACAGCATCTGTGAGGAAAACTCTTTATTTGTACAGAGTGGTTGGAGAATGGGGAATTAACTGGAAAGAACTGGATTTGCATGAACAAATTTTCCTAGAATTCGAATCCAGTAAAGCACACTTGGATGTGAAAGTTATATTTAAGCACAATTTAGTGTTAGATGATCCAGTAGGCATTTTATGATCTGGTATTTTAGCCTCATTATGAAAGGCATTATGGCATAGTATTTAAGAGTACATACTTTAGACCTGGCTGCCTtcttcaaatcccagcttggcTGCTGATAGTGGTGTGACCTGGGGTGAGTTACCTTATGTCCTGAGCTTCAGTTATCTTACATCATATAAGATAAGAGTAATACTGGTACTACTTCATAGAATTGTCATGATTAAATGAAAACTGCCTGGTACACAATGAGAATTACTCTAGTGTTAGCTATTAGTGTGATCAACACTTCCTTTGTACTGCTGTAATCTTAGTATCGAAGATGTATGACATTGGGCTGACTCTGTTGACCTTTGTGGAGACCAGAAATcttgaattttcaaaaatttggtTTTATTCTTGTCAATGTATATGTACTTGCCAGACCGTAtgacctgattttttaaaatttaatttttattttatattggagtatagttgatttacaatgttgtgttagtttcaggtgtacaacaaagtcaTTCAGTTACACATCTACATAgatccattttttttcagattcttttcccatgtaggttattacagagtactgaatagagttccctgtgctatacagtaggctcttattagttatatattttatatatagtagtgtatatatgtcaatcccaaactcccaatttatctctccctcccttcccccttggtaaccataagtttgtttctacatctgtgactctacttctgttttgtaaataggttcatttgtaccatttttttagattccacatataagcgaaatcatatgataattgtctttctctgtctgacttcacttagtatgataatctctaggtccatccacgttgttgcaagtggcattatttcattccagcGTGACATTTTAGTTCAAAATCTGGCATTTCCTGATCTTTCTGTTTATAAGCAACCATCTCTGATAATCAGCTTGTAACTTAtgtctttctcttaaaagaagCATGGAAAATTTGTGTGAAAAAAGCCACTGTGTAACTCAGAAACATACGTATCGGTTTATGTCTGCTCTTAGGAGCCACCAGGGGACCTTAAGCATCTTACTCCTCACCTCAGAGCCTTACACCCCTAGTTAGAAACATTAATTGGGGGTATGAGTTACATGCTTCCATCCTTCAGAGCCATTGTGAAAATAGATGAAATATGTATCTGTTTGCAAAAAGCTTTCCGGAATTAAACAGTTTAATATTCCTTGGGAAAAGGTGGGATTTGAGAAAACTTTAGTTTCCCATCATTCTCTTGGGAGAAAGATCTCTGCTTGCAGCTTTAAGATTCTTCTAATTGTGTTTTTAGGTATATATTTCTGAGCCTGCtttaaactgtacatatttaagtaaaattacatcacaaaatatatgtaatatgtgtatgtacatctCTCTCCTGAAATGACATAAGAAGAGGAACAGTTTCTTACTTACGTTTGTACTCTGGTGCCTTATCTTGATGCCTAACTCATGTAGCcccttaataaacatttattgatcgTTGACTGAAATTTTCCATATGGTCAAAGTTTCATAATAGAAAGTACTTCATAGTTGtattcttactttttttaaaaaaatttttatttagttatttatttatttttggctgtgttgggtcttcgtttctgtgcgagggctttctctagttgcggcgagcgggggccactcttcatcacggtgcgcgggcctctcattgtcgtggcctctcttgttgcagagcacaggctccagacgcgcaggctcaggagttgtggctcacgggcccagttgctccgcggcatgtgggatcttcccagaccagggcttgaacccgtgtcccctgcattggcaggcagattctcaaccactgcgccaccagggaagccctattcttacTTTTTGCAGTAGGATAATTTTTATGGAGAGGTAGCCATGGTGTGAT
This window encodes:
- the C4H4orf36 gene encoding uncharacterized protein C4orf36 homolog — translated: MAYGLPRKNAVETILRCNCYKVQEPWELVLLTKTWYTNLANIKLPFLEEIAFGSSIHLKKLTIKDGLLPSAESIQLEREYEMKRLNNLKCEENAAEEIQFSLRERPVGLRRPLPPK